The DNA region AGAGTGAAACAACAAGTAGGAAGGACAGAGTGAAGGATCAATATTTTAAGCTTTCGTAGAAAAGTGTAATAAAAAAGTCTGACTGGTCAAGGACCAATGCAACCTATTACAAGTGCAAGATATcctatctccctttctctctctttttctcgagttctctatcgatcattaaaaattatacgaacTTTTGCAAAAGAGTAGGATTAAAAATAGGTACCGGCGAAACAACGAAGACAAATGAAAaacttataattgttattatatattctaattaaaaattctcacATTATTATTCCTTATTATAATTCCACATTgtgatattttcgttaaatgtaatatcaaaGCATGACACACGAGTATaatgaatttcgaaaaattttccctctttttttttgacaacTATTCTCAGATTAAAGGCGAAGGtgataatttctaattaacgAAACTACTctgtttctattttgtttactTACTCCAACGTGAAGTACCAATACGTGCCTTACACAATGACCTACTTAAAACTCGTCGTTTAAGATGATACAGGAAAGAAACCTTGCTAGCCACGGATTTTCACTTTCCACGTTTGCTTATAGGTTACGGAAAATGACGTAACGATTTTCCTCGTGAAATCTTTTGTGAATTTCACTCAACTATCTCAAGACGAATATTTGAAtgcgaagaaaagaaaatactcgaATGGTTGGTTCTCTGATAATTAACGTAAAGAGAAAACACGATAGTCGGCGTTtatgtttttcattattaaatttgtaattacgTAAAACTTGCGATATTCTATTTGTtcctttagaaaattaatttctaatcgtCCTTAGTTAGCTCGCTCGAACGACTTCAGCTACTCCTCAACAATTTTGCAAAATTGCTGTAGCTTTAAGcgcaacaacaataatgaaatatttattcatcataattatatataatattaaatattaccgGGCAAGTAAGTTACCTTGATCCAAGAGAATTATTTCCATAGTCGCTCCGAGAGGAATATAACGTATATGAACGCATTCGCAGGTTTCGTTGGCTTCTCCATTACCACCATTGTGACAATTTCGCGAGGAAGACGCAGTTTCGTTGTTCTCATTATGATCGTCTTCGTCCTTTCCCGTGCACAGCAAGCCTTTCGGTATGTCACCGCTTTGCGTCAATAACGGTGACGAAGGATAAGTAAACGTAACATTGTTCACATTTAAGGACTTTATATCAACGCCGGCATCTTctaaaaagataacaaattaCATAGATCTTAGCTTCGTTGTCGTTGACGCGTATTGATTATCCTTttgaattcatttaattatattataacaaaagtacgttctaatgtttttcttcttctctgaaattttaacgaaataaataaattgtaattatttgaaCGTGAATTGATATTTGAACTAACCTACTGAATCGGTTGACTGTATCACGTTATTAATCGGTAGGTAAATGGTCAAATCGGTTTTGGTAGTAAGAGATTTCGGCATTTTACGCATTCCTCGAACTTCGTTGATACAAAGATTCTCAGGATTGTTGCATGCCTCATCGTAAACGGTCGTCATCGCGATTCGATTCGTCTCCATTTCCTGATCTTCGCTTTGATCGACCGTAATGTCGTCCGAATGAATACTTTGTAAACGATCCACAGGACTCCCTTTGTATTTTACAATTGCAGCACCATAAACAGAACTTGTTCCGCATTTCTTTGGCGTATTTACGTTCATCCAATAAGAGGAGATCTTTTTGCTAGCTTTTAATATGAAATCCGCTCTCTCGCCTGTCAAAGAAACTCATAACGTAAAGATAATgcaaaactttttaattaaaatgtctTTATCGTTTTGTAATTCACTAAGAAATTTAAAGCCAATGAAGAGCATTGGTGAATATACTTAGCAAAAGGCATGACAGGTAAACATCTTCGAAAATGGATTATTGTGagaatatgatttatatgacTCGGTAACTATGCATTGGAATATCGCGCCCGGCAACACTTTACACATCATTGATAATGTTACAGGAGAAGACGATCTGccaataaaaaagttttttgaAAAGTCTTCTCGCGAGAGATAACTCGGTcgtgcatgcatacatgcatggATTAAACCTTTGCCCTTGCCTTGGGCTTTCTCTCGGTTAAATCTTACagcgactttttttttcttttttttttttttttcgattaaacgaACAGAAGACTGAATGGTGATTggatatgatattaaattgaaatttaattgtatatcAGAATACTCTAATTCATCATGCCGATAGAGATTGTTGGTTCGAGTACATTATCAAATATTGTCTGTAAAGGATTGGAAAATGTTGGGCgcacaaacaaatatattaacagCCACTAGGTACTTAGGGATATTTCATTCTGATGGATGACGCTCGCAAAGAAACATTATCGATCAAGAACGATGGCTATCTTCAGACATAATATATTCCCGTAAATAACGATGGAATATCAAGCAAAAAGCATCAGGACTGATGAACATGATAACGTTAATTCCAAGGAATAAACAAATTTCtcagtaaatataatattttgacgTTATCAGGACaacttttcaattataaaaattcaaatcaatAAAGGGATCAATATGATGATTGAAAggattaaatcgaataaatcgatcgtttcgttATTTGAATTTCGACGAACCTTTTGCTAAAGTAATCGATGTAACGTATCGAGGTTCGACAGGCTGACCATCCAAAGTTATCAAGTAAAGAGAATGATTATCAATAGAAATTGTAATGGGACAAGATCCAGCGCCGCCAGCGTTGGCAGCTCGAAAACGATGACGTCGTCCGGGAACGACGGTAAACGTCGTGTAAGGAACTTTTGGTCCATTCATCTGCCGTCCTTTACCATTGACGAGAAGTATCGCTGGCTTTGTATGACCATGATCGAGTGACATTTCCGGAGAATGCTGCCAGTGCGTAACTAGTATCACGTGGTTCGGGTCATCGACATCATAAAAAGCACGTTGAGGATCGCGAATATCTGCTTGTCGGACTATCAACGATCCAAAAACGCCATTCGTTATGTCGGCACCTGGTAGAGAAAATgggataaaagaaacaaaaatttacgAATTTATCTTTTGCGCAATTAAAATGTCTCAAGGAAACGTCTCGATTTTGGCCATGTCCGGTGAAATCGACAATTATCCTTATCAAATTGATCactaaatagataataattcgGGTTAtttaaacctttttttttttttttttttttgttatgtaGAAATAacgtgaaagataaaaattattatacgaaagaaagtatatatagtGTCTTACAGCCGAACCAGTTATATgccttttatataaataaattgatctaTAAATCTATACGGCTATAGAAAGATATGAACCTGCATGTGCATGCCATAGATGTGTGCCAGCAGCTGACGCTCGAAACTTGTATTGAAAAGTGGTATAGCTTGGTATTGGACACTGCGTTACCAACGGCGTACCATCCATACAGGGTGTTTCAATTTGGGATTGTCCACGCCAATGTATCGAGGCCGCTTTACCTGGAAGTTTGTTAACTACGTCCACTACTAAGATATCGTTCTCGCAAACCTGCAATGACAAATTCCTTATCTTAATTGACATTTATCAAATTACTAATAGTCAGAAGAATGAGAATCCCCTTATTTCTTATatcctattattattctatgggaaatgaatcattttctgtgaggaaaataaaaaagaagaataaacaagtaaataaataaataaacaaataaatacgtaatCAATATTGATGGAACTTCGTCAAGCGTAAAGTCACATCTTGTAtagtttaattttatcgtttagTTTCTATAACAGATAAAAAGTGATTCGATGGATCGACTAAATGCATATAAAAAGGGGAAGAACTTGTGACATTTAAAAGCAACACTGAATACTGCCTCTAATCGATAGCCAATCAATTTCGACACctataatgtaatttaatttctaacgaataattaatctaattaCGTAATGTGCTTATAGCAACTATAGTACATATTAATCTACTAAGTACGCTCAGCTTGAAAATCTCAATTGTTTAAAGCAGATATGAGATGTCAATTAAAAAGCGTATTCTATCGGTTACacataattaattgataaataaacacaaaatCTGA from Vespa velutina chromosome 3, iVesVel2.1, whole genome shotgun sequence includes:
- the LOC124947776 gene encoding laccase-5-like isoform X3, whose translation is MLLRCAIFVGLVSVVATIIYLTPIPEQTFLSCDRPCHHLDWPMICRVKLTLEVFQSLSKSCGNCLSNETACLANNCVSADGQRRAIMTANRQMPGPSIQVCENDILVVDVVNKLPGKAASIHWRGQSQIETPCMDGTPLVTQCPIPSYTTFQYKFRASAAGTHLWHAHAGADITNGVFGSLIVRQADIRDPQRAFYDVDDPNHVILVTHWQHSPEMSLDHGHTKPAILLVNGKGRQMNGPKVPYTTFTVVPGRRHRFRAANAGGAGSCPITISIDNHSLYLITLDGQPVEPRYVTSITLAKGERADFILKASKKISSYWMNVNTPKKCGTSSVYGAAIVKYKGSPVDRLQSIHSDDITVDQSEDQEMETNRIAMTTVYDEACNNPENLCINEVRGMRKMPKSLTTKTDLTIYLPINNVIQSTDSVEDAGVDIKSLNVNNVTFTYPSSPLLTQSGDIPKGLLCTGKDEDDHNENNETASSSRNCHNGGNGEANETCECVHIRYIPLGATMEIILLDQAGMNDLVYHLHGYNFYVVGVQKFGRSMSLDDVKHLDRKELLFFRNLDCAPSKDTITVPKFGAVALRFKANNPGYWMLRDEHAVDWTRGLDVILQVGQPNEMIAAPQDFPKCGSFIGPDYFLI
- the LOC124947776 gene encoding laccase-5-like isoform X1; amino-acid sequence: MYITKEASRTVSPSTYVLRCFVVVTMIAAAATFLHLNNYKPKQTFLSCDRPCHHLDWPMICRVKLTLEVFQSLSKSCGNCLSNETACLANNCVSADGQRRAIMTANRQMPGPSIQVCENDILVVDVVNKLPGKAASIHWRGQSQIETPCMDGTPLVTQCPIPSYTTFQYKFRASAAGTHLWHAHAGADITNGVFGSLIVRQADIRDPQRAFYDVDDPNHVILVTHWQHSPEMSLDHGHTKPAILLVNGKGRQMNGPKVPYTTFTVVPGRRHRFRAANAGGAGSCPITISIDNHSLYLITLDGQPVEPRYVTSITLAKGERADFILKASKKISSYWMNVNTPKKCGTSSVYGAAIVKYKGSPVDRLQSIHSDDITVDQSEDQEMETNRIAMTTVYDEACNNPENLCINEVRGMRKMPKSLTTKTDLTIYLPINNVIQSTDSVEDAGVDIKSLNVNNVTFTYPSSPLLTQSGDIPKGLLCTGKDEDDHNENNETASSSRNCHNGGNGEANETCECVHIRYIPLGATMEIILLDQAGMNDLVYHLHGYNFYVVGVQKFGRSMSLDDVKHLDRKELLFFRNLDCAPSKDTITVPKFGAVALRFKANNPGYWMLRDEHAVDWTRGLDVILQVGQPNEMIAAPQDFPKCGSFIGPDYFLI
- the LOC124947776 gene encoding laccase-4-like isoform X2 yields the protein MYITKEASRTVSPSTYVLRCFVVVTMIAAAATFLHLNNYKPKQTFLSCDRPCHHLDWPMICRVKLTLEVFQSLSKSCGNCLSNETACLANNCVSADGQRRAIMTANRQMPGPSIQVCENDILVVDVVNKLPGKAASIHWRGQSQIETPCMDGTPLVTQCPIPSYTTFQYKFRASAAGTHLWHAHAGADITNGVFGSLIVRQADIRDPQRAFYDVDDPNHVILVTHWQHSPEMSLDHGHTKPAILLVNGKGRQMNGPKVPYTTFTVVPGRRHRFRAANAGGAGSCPITISIDNHSLYLITLDGQPVEPRYVTSITLAKGERADFILKASKKISSYWMNVNTPKKCGTSSVYGAAIVKYKGSPVDRLQSIHSDDITVDQSEDQEMETNRIAMTTVYDEACNNPENLCINEVRGMRKMPKSLTTKTDLTIYLPINNVIQSTDSVDAGVDIKSLNVNNVTFTYPSSPLLTQSGDIPKGLLCTGKDEDDHNENNETASSSRNCHNGGNGEANETCECVHIRYIPLGATMEIILLDQAGMNDLVYHLHGYNFYVVGVQKFGRSMSLDDVKHLDRKELLFFRNLDCAPSKDTITVPKFGAVALRFKANNPGYWMLRDEHAVDWTRGLDVILQVGQPNEMIAAPQDFPKCGSFIGPDYFLI
- the LOC124947776 gene encoding laccase-2-like isoform X4, which gives rise to MYITKEASRTVSPSTYVLRCFVVVTMIAAAATFLHLNNYKPKQTFLSCDRPCHHLDWPMICRVKLTLEVFQSLSKSCGNCLSNETACLANNCVSADGQRRAIMTANRQMPGPSIQVCENDILVVDVVNKLPGKAASIHWRGQSQIETPCMDGTPLVTQCPIPSYTTFQYKFRASAAGTHLWHAHAGADITNGVFGSLIVRQADIRDPQRAFYDVDDPNHVILVTHWQHSPEMSLDHGHTKPAILLVNGKGRQMNGPKVPYTTFTVVPGRRHRFRAANAGGAGSCPITISIDNHSLYLITLDGQPVEPRYVTSITLAKGERADFILKASKKISSYWMNVNTPKKCGTSSVYGAAIVKYKGSPVDRLQSIHSDDITVDQSEDQEMETNRIAMTTVYDEACNNPENLCINEVRGMRKMPKSLTTKTDLTIYLPINNVIQSTDSVEDAGVDIKSLNVNNVTFTYPSSPLLTQSGDIPKGLLCTGKDEDDHNENNETASSSRNCHNGGNGEANETCECVHIRYIPLGATMEIILLDQDTARLAKNRNPSSVTWLISRHNSPIHCVI